A genomic segment from Aegilops tauschii subsp. strangulata cultivar AL8/78 chromosome 1, Aet v6.0, whole genome shotgun sequence encodes:
- the LOC109739014 gene encoding chitinase 10, with the protein MPVAAALVAVFSVRPLRLYLPARATFSDYHRVAYASSTYAQASHCSDAALPTTMARLFLPPVLLALSLAAATLILNVGVAEACSWQWPWPRHVFRGRYGRRYGISSIVTEAMFSSMFLHKDDTACPAKGFYTYSSFVRAAEWFPEFGSGAHHVDADTRKREVAAFLAQISHETTGGWATAPDGPYSWGLCFKEEINASSNYCDADNKEWRCVDGKSYHGRGPMQLSWNYNYGPAGEALCFDGLQEPELVASDPVLAFKAALWFWMTPQEPKPSCHDVMLGRYVPTEADKQANRTAGFGLTTNIINGGLECNRPDDPRVEDRIGYYRRYCEILDVKDLGDNLDCAQQMPYS; encoded by the exons ATGCCAGTAGCCGCCGCCCTGGTCGCCGTGTTCTCTGTCCGGCCGCTACGCCTCTACCTCCCCGCACGTGCCACGTTCTCAGATTACCACCGCGTCGCATATGCATCCTCTACATATGCTCAGGCTTCCCACTGCTCAGATGCAGCCCTTCCCACGACGATGGCGCGCTTGTTTCTTCCTCCCGTCCTGCTGGCCTTGTCCCTGGCCGCCGCTACCCTCATCTTGAACGTCGGCGTCGCGGAAGCGTGTTCGTGGCAGTGGCCCTGGCCGCGCCACGTCTTCCGCGGCCGCTACGGCCGCCGCTACGGCATCTCGTCGATCGTGACGGAGGCGATGTTCTCGAGCATGTTCCTGCACAAGGACGACACCGCCTGCCCCGCCAAGGGATTCTACACCTACTCCTCCTTCGTCAGGGCGGCGGAGTGGTTCCCGGAGTTCGGCAGCGGCGCCCACCACGTCGACGCGGACACGCGCAAGCGCGAGGTCGCCGCCTTCCTGGCGCAGATCTCCCATGAGACCACCGGCGGGTGGGCGACGGCGCCCGACGGGCCCTACTCGTGGGGCCTCTGCTTCAAGGAAGAGATCAACGCGTCCAGCAACTACTGCGACGCCGACAACAAGGAGTGGCGCTGCGTCGACGGCAAGTCATACCACGGCCGCGGACCCATGCAACTCTCCTG GAACTACAACTACGGGCCGGCCGGGGAGGCGCTGTGCTTCGACGGGCTTCAGGAGCCGGAGCTCGTGGCGAGCGATCCGGTATTGGCGTTCAAGGCGGCGCTGTGGTTCTGGATGACGCCGCAGGAGCCCAAGCCGTCGTGCCACGACGTGATGCTGGGGCGGTACGTGCCCACCGAGGCCGACAAGCAGGCGAACCGGACGGCGGGGTTCGGGCTCACCACCAACATCATCAACGGCGGGCTCGAGTGCAACCGCCCTGACGATCCGAGGGTGGAGGATAGGATCGGGTACTACCGCCGGTACTGCGAGATCCTCGACGTCAAGGACCTCGGGGACAACTTGGACTGCGCTCAACAGATGCCCTACTCGTAA